GATCGAACCGCCGGAGCGATGATCGTTCGGGAATCCGGTCAGGCTTCGATATCGAGACTGTACAGGCGCTTCCGGGCGTCCGAGAACGAGAAGCGCGAGTCGATCACGTGCTCGTCATCGAGGCGATTCAGCGCGTAGCGCACCGTCCGCGAGGGAAGCAGCGTCTCGTCGGCAATCTGCTGTTGGGTCATCGTTTCGTTGTACTCGAGCACCTTCGCGACGAGTTTGGCGCTCGGTGGAAGCTCCCGCACGTCGTCCCACGTTCCCCGCTTGTCGGTCTCGTGTCGCAGCGACTCTGAAGCACTCATCACTACCCCCTAGCCGATACAGCGTGATAATATTTTCTGTTTCAAAAAATGTCTGTTGGTTATACATCTGGCGGGGGTACACCGACCCGAAGTCTCTTATGAACCAACACCCAAAGGACGGGTGATGAGCGACACCGTGGACGACGTCGACCTCCCATACGACGAGGACGAGGCGTCCCAACAGGAGAAGATTCAGGCACTCGAGGACCAGCTTGAGATCCTCGAGGCGCAAAACGAGGAGATGCGGGACAAGCTCCTCGATGCCAACGCCGAGAACAACAAGTACCAGCAGAAACTCGAGCGGCTGACCCACGAGAACAAGAAGCTCAAGCAGTCCCCGCTGTTCGTCGCC
Above is a window of Natronorubrum tibetense GA33 DNA encoding:
- a CDS encoding winged helix-turn-helix domain-containing protein → MSASESLRHETDKRGTWDDVRELPPSAKLVAKVLEYNETMTQQQIADETLLPSRTVRYALNRLDDEHVIDSRFSFSDARKRLYSLDIEA